A segment of the Echinicola strongylocentroti genome:
AAAGCATCCATGGCATACCCCAAGGACGGCTCAAAAAACAATTCTGATTTTTGGTACTGGGCATAGGTCAGTTCATTTAGGCCCTGGATATTGGCCTTGTAGCTGTACTTGCCCAAGTCCATTCCAAGCGAATCAATGTTCGGGTAATTCGGTGCTTTCCCCATGGCATAGACACCAATGATATGATTGATAGTGGAAGCATCCAGTCTCCAGGCATTTGCTAGGTACTCAACAGGATCGCTGCTCGCTTGCTGCTGGTACATTCCAGAAGGGACTAAATGTCCAGCAACCAAATCCAACAGCTCTGGGTGGTTTTGGGCCAGTTTCTCCAACCTTCCTGCTATCGTCTCCATCTCCTCAGGGGTAAAGGGCATTGGCCGGGGATAACACGCCCCATCTCTTCCGCAGTCTTCTAAAGTCGCTGCCAGTTCAGAAATTTTGGAAGAGGACACCTTGGAAAGCACCGTATCCGATTCGATGATTCTCCTTACTTCTGGCAGTGCCTCTATGAGACTTAGCAGATACACATTTTTTGATTGGGTATAGGATGCTCCTTTTATGGGCTGGTATGACCTGTCTGGGCCAGTTTGGGTCCACCCATAATGGGACAGTAAAAACAATAACACTATTATTCCTGACGTTTTCATAATCTCATGACAATTTATCGGTTAATAAAATAGTGTCAAGTCAAACCTAAACCTACATGTAATCCGGTGCGTCTTTTGGCCTATCTCTGTGTTACAAAAAGACTTCCTTAGCTACGGCTAGGGGCGTTTTTTGTGCCTTGACCAAGTCCAAAATCCACTACCGCCTTACCCGTTATTTAAACGTTGACTTGACACTAGGGCTGTCTCACTGGCCAGAAACCATGCTTGGGAGACAGCCCTTTGTTGTTGGTGTTAGTAATTTGGATTTTGCTCTACTTCTTCCTCAGGCATGATGTCCAAATAAATCTGGGGAATAGGAAAGTACTCGTGTTTTCCTTCCACAAACCTTCCATTTACCAGATGGGAGCTGACTTCTTTTTCAGTTTCAAAATAACCGTTCATCGTCTCGGCAGCTACACCCCACCGTACAAGGTCAAAAAAGCGATGGCCTTCCATGGCCAGTTCTAACCGTCTTTCCAATCGGACCAATTCCCTGGCGGCTGACGCACTGGTCCAGGGCTGGTCATAAGTGGACAATTGATAATTATCGGCAGGTTCCTCGCTATCCAGTTTGGTAACAGCAGCACTCTGCGCTGCCCTTCCCCTTACTAAATTCACTGTGGCCCGAGCTCCTTCCAAATCTCCCAATTCCACTTGCGCCTCTGCTTTCCACAGCAATAAATCGGCATACCTTATGACGTAATAGTTCAGGGCATTAACATAAGGCCAAGCTTGGACATAAAACTCAGAAAGGGCAGATACAAGCCTCTTTTTGGGGCTATTCGGTCCATAAGTAGCTTGGTCCCGCGCCCAAGAAGCTTCATAAAGTACCGGTAGATCCAAATAAGGAATTCCCGGCCTTGCCAAGGTATGGTCCAGTCTCAGGTCAATATAATCCCCACTAGCCAATTCACCGTCCATAACAGGCAAGCCGTTTTCATTGGTTTCAAAACTATTGATCAAGTTTTGGCTTGGTCTATGAAAACCATATTGAGGATAATACGGTCCTCCCGGGGCTGAGAGGCGGTCACCGATACTTCCATTGTAGTTGCTCGGCTCTCCGTCATTGACAGAGTGCTGAACGGCAAAGATAATTTCTTCGCTGTTGTCATTTTCAGGCAAAAACACCTCACGGAAATCAGGCAAAAGGGCATATTTGCCGGAGGCAATTACCTCATCGGCAGCCTCTAGGCACGCCTGCCACTTTCCTTGGAAGGCGTAAGTTTTGGCCAGGTAAGCCTTGGCAGCAAACTTGGTAGCACGACCAGCATCAGCCTGATCTACTGGAAGGAGGTCAAAAGCTGCATTAAAATCACTTTCTATCTTTCCCCAAAGCTCTTCGTCATTCAGCTCCTTATTGCCTACATAGTAATCATCCACAGTGGACGAAGTTTCATCTATAAATGGAACATTATTATAGATCTTCTTCAGCTCAAAATAGAAATGACCTCTCAAAAACCTTAATTCGCCTTCCCTGATACTTTTACGCTCAGGATCAAACTCCTCACTCTCCAACAAAAGGCGAAGGGCATAATTGGATCGCTTCACACCTTCATAGAGTGCCAGCCACTTACGGCTAATATCCGTAATGGTAGGATTGATATTATAGATCTCCATCTGATGGATTTGATTTTGGTCACCTGTACCGCCTCCGCCTTTATAGGCATCATCGGACATTACATCGCCAAAACTCCAATTGGATGCGGGAGAATTAAAAGCACTCGAAGCACCGTCAAATTGACCATTCAGGATGCTGTAAGAAGCTATAATGGCCCTTTCTATATTTTCAGTTTTGCTCATTTCATCTGGAGCTACTTCACCATAAGGCACCTCCTCCAGGTATTCGGAACATCCGTAAAAACCGAAAGCAGCACCGAGCATAAGTGCATTGAAAGCAATTTTTATTGTTTTAATCTTCATGACTTGTCATCTTAAAATTTCACATTAAACCCAAGCGTAAATGTTCTGGAAGGAGGATAAATCCCCCGGTCTACCCCGATATCCAAATTCCGGTTATTGGTGGAGTAATTTTGGAGGCCGATCTCTGGGGTCATTCCGGAATAACTGGTGATGGTAAACACGTTGGAAGCCTGACCATAAATTCTCATTTCCAAATCACCTCCCATTAGGCTTGGCAGTGAATAGCCTACCTGTAGGTTGTTCAATTTGAAATAACTGGCATTTTCCAAATAATACGATGATGGCCTGATGTTTTGGTTTTCATCATCCAAGGATAATCTTGGAATATCCGTATCGGTATTTTCCGGTGTCCAAGCGTTCAGGACTTCCTCGGACTTGTTATAGGCGGACTGGTTAAAAAACGTATTGTTATACTTGGTAAGGTTATATATCTTATGGCCAAAGGCGCCGTTGAAGAACAAGCCCAGGTCAAACCCTTTATAGTAGAAATTGGTGGTGAAGCCAATAATGGCTTTTGGGTGTGGCGAACCAATGGCCGTCCGGTCATCTGCATCGACCACCCCGTCTTCATTGATATCCCTAAATTTCAAATCACCTGGTTGGGCATCAGGCTGTGCTCCGTAGGCATCCACTTCTTCTTGATTTTGGAATATCCCCATGGACTCATAGCCAAAGAAAGTCCCGATAGGCTGTCCCACCATAGTACGGGAAACTTCCTGACCGAAATTAACACTATGAAGGGAAGAACTCGGAATCCCCAAATAATCCACTCCATCTGCCAGTTCGACTAACTCGTTTTTATAGAATGAATAATTCAATCCAGTGGTATAGAAGAGGTTGCCCACGTTTCCATTATACTTGACTCCCAGTTCAAAACCCCTGTTTCTCATTTTTCCGCCGTTGATCCAAGAGCCGTCATTGGTACCGCCGTAAGTAGGGGGAATCGGAGCGTAAATAAGCAAATCATCCGTTACTTTGTTATAATAATCTGCCGTGACCTGAAGCCGCTCA
Coding sequences within it:
- a CDS encoding YdcF family protein; this translates as MKTSGIIVLLFLLSHYGWTQTGPDRSYQPIKGASYTQSKNVYLLSLIEALPEVRRIIESDTVLSKVSSSKISELAATLEDCGRDGACYPRPMPFTPEEMETIAGRLEKLAQNHPELLDLVAGHLVPSGMYQQQASSDPVEYLANAWRLDASTINHIIGVYAMGKAPNYPNIDSLGMDLGKYSYKANIQGLNELTYAQYQKSELFFEPSLGYAMDALAMARMERAGDFEPMTKHENEAAFRQAKRTKWEVYEYPLILIPGAGTDNYLDSISSGGVLRCKLAALEFEKGRAPFIMVSGGYVHPYKVQKNEAVEMKRYLRKLGVPESAIIIEPHARHTTTNMRNAARIMFRYGFPMDRPSVTVTTPAQSHFIENMLERCMRELGYHTYTNGKRISNTILEFNPSIMSLQIDRDEPLDP
- a CDS encoding RagB/SusD family nutrient uptake outer membrane protein codes for the protein MKIKTIKIAFNALMLGAAFGFYGCSEYLEEVPYGEVAPDEMSKTENIERAIIASYSILNGQFDGASSAFNSPASNWSFGDVMSDDAYKGGGGTGDQNQIHQMEIYNINPTITDISRKWLALYEGVKRSNYALRLLLESEEFDPERKSIREGELRFLRGHFYFELKKIYNNVPFIDETSSTVDDYYVGNKELNDEELWGKIESDFNAAFDLLPVDQADAGRATKFAAKAYLAKTYAFQGKWQACLEAADEVIASGKYALLPDFREVFLPENDNSEEIIFAVQHSVNDGEPSNYNGSIGDRLSAPGGPYYPQYGFHRPSQNLINSFETNENGLPVMDGELASGDYIDLRLDHTLARPGIPYLDLPVLYEASWARDQATYGPNSPKKRLVSALSEFYVQAWPYVNALNYYVIRYADLLLWKAEAQVELGDLEGARATVNLVRGRAAQSAAVTKLDSEEPADNYQLSTYDQPWTSASAARELVRLERRLELAMEGHRFFDLVRWGVAAETMNGYFETEKEVSSHLVNGRFVEGKHEYFPIPQIYLDIMPEEEVEQNPNY